In one window of Denticeps clupeoides chromosome 2, fDenClu1.1, whole genome shotgun sequence DNA:
- the kcnj12a gene encoding ATP-sensitive inward rectifier potassium channel 12 yields MSVGRISRYSIVSSEEDGLRLTTMHGGGGGSGMNGFGNGKIHTRRKSRSRFVKKNGQCNVQFTNMDDKSQRYLADIFTTCVDIRWRYMLVVFTLVFVVSWLLFGLAFWAIALFHGDLDNPAGDDNFTPCVLQVNGFLAAFLFSIETQTTIGYGFRCVTEECPLAVFLVVFQSIVGSIIDCFMIGAIMAKMARPKKRAQTLLFSHNAVIALRDGKLCLMWRVGNLRKSHIVEAHVRAQLIKPRITEEGEYIPLDQLDINVGFDKGLDRIFLVSPLTILHEIDEESPLFGISKQDLETSDFEIVVILEGMVEATAMTAQARSSYLASEILWGHRFEPVLFEEKNLYKVDYSHFHKTYEVPSTPRCSAKEMTENKFLVPTANAFCYENELAFLSREEEEEEQERGRGERALASLSPDRTSRHEFDRLQTPRPHEQRSYRRESEI; encoded by the coding sequence ATGAGTGTGGGCAGAATCAGTCGATACAGCATCGTCTCTTCCGAAGAGGACGGCCTCCGCCTAACTACAATGCACGGTGGAGGCGGGGGCAGCGGCATGAACGGGTTCGGCAACGGCAAGATCCACACGCGCCGCAAGAGCCGCAGCCGCTTTGTCAAGAAGAACGGCCAGTGCAACGTCCAGTTCACCAACATGGACGACAAGTCGCAGCGCTACCTCGCTGATATTTTTACCACCTGTGTGGACATTCGGTGGCGCTACATGCTGGTAGTCTTCACGCTGGTCTTCGTGGTGAGCTGGCTGCTGTTTGGGCTCGCCTTCTGGGCCATCGCACTCTTCCACGGCGACTTGGACAACCCTGCGGGCGATGACAACTTCACCCCCTGCGTACTACAGGTCAATGGCTTCCTGGCGGCGTTCCTCTTCTCCATCGAGACCCAGACCACCATCGGCTACGGCTTTCGTTGCGTGACCGAGGAATGTCCCCTGGCTGTGTTCCTTGTGGTCTTCCAGTCCATAGTGGGCAGCATCATCGACTGCTTCATGATCGGCGCCATCATGGCTAAAATGGCGCGTCCAAAAAAACGCGCCCAGACACTGCTTTTTTCCCACAATGCTGTCATTGCCCTGCGGGACGGAAAGCTGTGCCTAATGTGGCGAGTGGGAAACCTTCGCAAGAGCCACATCGTGGAGGCCCACGTCCGCGCTCAACTCATCAAGCCTCGTATCACAGAGGAGGGTGAGTACATCCCCCTTGATCAGCTGGACATCAATGTGGGTTTTGACAAAGGTCTGGACCGCATCTTTCTTGTTTCGCCCCTCACAATCCTGCATGAGATTGATGAGGAGAGCCCGCTCTTTGGCATCAGCAAGCAAGACCTAGAAACCTCTGACTTTGAGATTGTGGTGATCCTGGAGGGTATGGTGGAGGCCACAGCCATGACGGCCCAAGCACGCAGCTCATACCTGGCCAGCGAGATCCTCTGGGGTCACCGCTTCGAGCCGGTCCTATTCGAGGAAAAGAACCTCTACAAGGTGGACTACTCGCACTTCCACAAGACCTACGAGGTGCCTTCCACTCCCCGCTGCAGCGCCAAGGAGATGACAGAGAACAAGTTTCTAGTGCCCACGGCCAATGCCTTCTGTTACGAAAATGAGCTTGCCTTTCTCAgtagagaggaggaggaggaggagcaggaacgAGGCAGAGGCGAGCGAGCACTTGCCAGCCTCAGCCCGGACAGAACCAGCCGCCATGAGTTCGATCGGCTGCAGACACCGCGCCCGCATGAACAGCGCTCCTACCGCCGCGAGTCGGAAATCTGA